Proteins from one Impatiens glandulifera chromosome 2, dImpGla2.1, whole genome shotgun sequence genomic window:
- the LOC124924044 gene encoding cellulose synthase-like protein D2 produces the protein MTSRPFKPDESQQTRSSAPMSVTFARRTSSGRYVNYSRESNDVDSDFGSGEFLNYTVQIPSTPDNQPMDPSISQRVEEQYVSNSLFTGGFNSVTRAHLMDKVIESEANHPQMAGSKGSSCAIPGCDGKVMSDQRGEDILPCECDFKICRDCYIDSVKTGDSNCPGCKEAYKATDLDEKAVDHSRPLTLPPLPPNGSGLSKMERRLSLMKSTKSGLMRSQTGDFDHNRWLFETKGTYGYGNAIWPKERDYGNDDNSSVAGGGGGGGDPSELLAKPWRPLTRKLKIPAAVLSPYRLLIFIRIGVLGLFLAWRIRHPNTDAPWLWLMSIICELWFAFSWLLDQLPKFCPINRATDLDVLKEKFETPSLSNPTGKSDLPGMDVFVSTADPEKEPPLVTSNTILSILACDYPVDKLSCYVSDDGGALLTFEAMAEAASFANLWVPFCRKHDIEPRNPESYFSLKRDPYKNKVKSDFVKDRRRVKREYDEFKVRINGLPDSIRRRSDAYNAREEIKAMKLQRENAVEDEPIASVKVVKATWMADGTHWPGTWIVPGSEHSKGDHAGIIQVMLKPPSDEPLKGESGSIDLSEVDIRLPLLVYVSREKRPGYDHNKKAGAMNALVRASAIMSNGPFMLNLDCDHYIYNSQAIREGMCFMMDRGGDRICYVQFPQRFEGIDPSDRYANHNTVFFDVNMRALDGLQGPVYVGTGCLFRRVALYGFDPPRSKDYHHGCCSCCFPRRRKLAMSEDARGLQMGDSDDEEMNISEFPKKFGNSSLFVDSIPIAEYQGRPLADHPSIKHGRPPGALTIPRELLDASTVAEAISVVSCWYEDKTEWGNRVGWIYGSVTEDVVTGYRMHNRGWKSVYCVTKRDAFRGTAPINLTDRLHQVLRWATGSVEIFFSRNNALLASPKMKILQRIAYLNVGIYPFTSVFLLVYCFLPALSLFSGQFIVQSLNVAFLTYLLIISLTLCMLAILEIKWSGITLEEWWRNEQFWLIGGTSAHLAAVLQGLLKVLAGIEISFTLTSKSGGDEDDEFADLYVIKWTSLMIPPIVIMIVNLIAIAVGFSRTIYSTIPQWSRLIGGVFFSFWVLAHLYPFAKGLMGRRGRTPTIVFVWSGLIAITISLLWVAINPPSGADGIGGSFTFP, from the exons ATGACTTCAAGACCATTCAAACCAGATGAATCGCAGCAAACTAGGTCATCAGCTCCGATGAGTGTAACATTTGCCCGGAGAACATCTTCCGGTCGATATGTTAACTACTCGAGAGAATCAAACGATGTTGATAGCGATTTCGGGAGCGGCGAGTTTTTGAACTATACTGTTCAAATCCCTTCAACTCCTGATAATCAGCCGATGGATCCTTCGATTAGTCAGAGGGTTGAGGAACAATACGTGTCGAATTCGCTTTTCACAGGCGGATTCAACAGCGTAACACGAGCACATTTGATGGATAAGGTGATTGAATCTGAAGCTAATCATCCTCAAATGGCGGGTTCTAAGGGTTCTTCTTGTGCAATACCGGGTTGTGATGGGAAGGTGATGAGTGATCAGAGGGGTGAAGATATTTTACCTTGTGAATGTGATTTCAAGATTTGTAGAGATTGTTATATTGATTCTGTTAAAACTGGTGATTCGAATTGTCCTGGTTGTAAAGAGGCTTATAAGGCTACTGATTTGGATGAGAAAGCTGTTGATCATAGTCGTCCTTTGACGTTACCTCCGCTGCCTCCGAATGGGAGTGGTTTGTCGAAGATGGAGAGGCGATTGTCGTTGATGAAGTCTACTAAATCGGGGTTGATGAGAAGTCAGACTGGCGATTTTGATCATAATCGTTGGCTTTTTGAAACGAAAGGGACTTATGGATATGGGAATGCTATTTGGCCTAAGGAAAGGGATTACGGGAATGATGATAACAGCAGTGTTGCTGGtggaggaggtggtggtggtgaccCTTCGGAGCTTTTAGCGAAACCGTGGAGACCTTTAACTCGAAAGTTGAAGATTCCGGCTGCTGTTTTGAGTCCATACAG GCTTTTGATTTTTATTCGGATTGGTGTTCTTGGATTGTTTTTGGCTTGGAGAATTCGACATCCGAACACAGATGCTCCATGGTTATGGCTGATGTCGATTATTTGCGAGTTATGGTTCGCGTTCTCGTGGCTGCTTGATCAGCTGCCGAAGTTTTGCCCAATTAATCGCGCGACTGATCTTGATGTTCTGAAAGAGAAGTTTGAAACTCCGAGTTTGAGTAACCCAACTGGAAAATCTGATCTTCCGGGTATGGATGTGTTCGTTTCAACAGCTGATCCCGAGAAGGAACCGCCACTCGTCACGTCGAATACAATTCTGTCGATTCTCGCCTGTGATTATCCGGTTGATAAGCTATCTTGTTATGTTTCCGACGATGGGGGTGCTCTTCTTACGTTTGAGGCAATGGCTGAGGCTGCGAGTTTCGCTAATCTATGGGTTCCTTTTTGTCGTAAACATGATATTGAGCCGAGGAATCCTGAATCTTACTTTAGTTTGAAACGTGACCCTTATAAGAATAAGGTGAAGTCGGATTTTGTTAAGGATAGGAGACGGGTTAAACGTGAGTATGATGAGTTTAAGGTTAGGATTAATGGTTTACCCGATTCGATTAGGCGACGTTCGGATGCTTACAATGCTCGTGAAGAGATCAAGGCTATGAAGTTGCAAAGGGAAAACGCGGTCGAGGATGAACCGATCGCGAGTGTTAAGGTTGTTAAGGCGACGTGGATGGCCGATGGAACACATTGGCCCGGGACATGGATTGTCCCCGGTTCCGAACATTCGAAAGGAGACCATGCAGGGATTATTCAGGTGATGTTGAAGCCTCCGAGCGATGAACCGTTGAAGGGGGAGTCGGGTTCAATTGATTTATCCGAAGTCGACATTCGACTGCCCTTATTGGTCTATGTTTCGCGTGAGAAGCGTCCCGGTTATGATCATAACAAGAAGGCGGGAGCGATGAACGCGTTGGTTAGAGCTTCGGCTATCATGTCTAATGGTCCGTTCATGTTGAACCTCGATTGTGATCATTACATTTATAATTCTCAAGCCATCCGGGAAGGGATGTGTTTCATGATGGACCGAGGCGGGGATCGCATTTGCTACGTTCAATTTCCGCAGAGGTTCGAAGGAATCGACCCGTCTGATCGTTACGCGAATCACAATACGGTTTTCTTTGACGTGAACATGCGTGCGCTCGATGGCTTACAAGGTCCTGTTTACGTCGGAACAGGTTGTTTATTCCGAAGGGTGGCACTTTACGGTTTCGACCCTCCTCGATCGAAAGATTACCATCATGGTTGTTGTAGTTGTTGCTTCCCTCGCAGGAGAAAACTCGCGATGTCGGAAGATGCCCGTGGGCTTCAAATGGGCGATTCCGACGACGAGGAAATGAATATTTCTGAGTTCCCGAAAAAATTCGGGAACTCGTCTCTCTTCGTCGACTCTATACCTATCGCGGAATATCAAGGTCGCCCACTAGCGGATCATCCTTCTATTAAACACGGAAGGCCTCCCGGGGCTCTTACGATCCCTCGGGAGCTTCTAGATGCTTCCACGGTAGCAGAAGCGATCAGTGTTGTATCTTGTTGGTACGAGGATAAAACAGAATGGGGCAATCGTGTCGGATGGATTTACGGCTCAGTGACTGAGGATGTCGTTACCGGTTATAGGATGCATAACCGTGGTTGGAAATCGGTTTATTGTGTAACAAAACGTGACGCTTTCAGAGGAACAGCTCCGATAAACTTAACGGATCGTCTCCATCAAGTCCTCCGATGGGCTACGGGCTCGGTCGAGATATTCTTCTCTCGAAACAACGCACTTCTCGCGAGCCCGAAGATGAAGATATTGCAGAGGATTGCTTACCTTAACGTCGGTATCTACCCATTCACCTCGGTTTTCCTTCTCGTGTATTGCTTCCTCCCCGCCCTCTCCCTTTTCTCGGGACAATTCATCGTCCAGTCACTAAACGTCGCGTTTCTGACTTACCTACTGATCATCTCGTTGACCCTATGCATGCTCGCCATCCTCGAAATCAAATGGTCGGGTATTACCCTAGAAGAGTGGTGGAGAAACGAACAGTTTTGGCTAATTGGAGGAACAAGTGCTCATCTCGCCGCGGTTCTTCAAGGTTTACTCAAAGTTCTAGCTGGGATTGAGATCTCGTTCACTTTAACATCGAAATCAGGAGGTGACGAAGACGATGAATTTGCCGATCTCTATGTGATCAAATGGACCTCCCTTATGATCCCGCCTATTGTGATAATGATAGTGAATTTGATCGCGATTGCGGTTGGCTTTAGTCGGACTATATATAGTACAATACCGCAATGGAGTCGTTTGATTGGAGGAGTTTTCTTTAGTTTTTGGGTATTGGCTCATCTTTATCCTTTTGCGAAAGGGCTTATGGGACGACGAGGAAGGACGCCTACAATCGTGTTTGTTTGGTCGGGACTTATTGCGATCACTATATCGCTTCTTTGGGTCGCGATTAATCCGCCTTCGGGTGCTGATGGCATTGGAGGATCTTTCACATTTCCTTGA
- the LOC124923629 gene encoding photosystem I chlorophyll a/b-binding protein 6, chloroplastic-like, with translation MDPSSQHRVNSGRSILCHITKLWGFLHPHLHFYVVTAKRFSSGLTRGILVGNTQKVIGKDVTFFFCKNSPPPWFDDSIPGDFGFDPLGLGSDPELLKWFAEAELIHSRWAMLAVSGILIPEWLESLGFIEKFSWYDAGAQEYFADSTSFYIF, from the exons ATGGATCCCTCTAGCCAACATAGAGTTAACTCAGGACGTAGCATTTTGTGCCACATCACAAAACTGTGGGGATTTCTCCATCCCCACCTTCACTTCTATGTTGTAACGGCAAAAAGATTCTCTTCTGGACTGACCCGTGGCATTCTAGTG GGAAATACCCAGAAAGTTATCGGGAAAGATGTCACCTTTTTCTTCTGTAAAAACTCTCCTCCTCCCTGGTTCGATGACAG TATTCCAGGAGATTTTGGATTCGACCCACTTGGATTAG GATCTGATCCGGAACTGCTGAAATGGTTTGCAGAAGCTGAGCTAATACACAGCAGATGGGCAATGCTTGCTGTGTCTGGAATTCTGATTCCAGAATGGCTAGAAAGTCTGGGGTTTATTGAGAAGTTCTCTTGGTACGATGCAGGAGCACAAGAATACTTCGCAGATTCcacatctttttatatattctgA
- the LOC124926873 gene encoding protein AE7, protein MAPSLINANPVVYEVKDRRTRISTTVVDEYSVEPIDEQEIFDHIRDIKDPEHPYSLEELKVISEEAVEVDDKKSYVRITFTPTVEHCSMATVIGLCLRVKLMRSLPSRYKVDIRVAPGTHATEAAVNKQLNDKERVAAALENPNLVNMVDECLAPSYD, encoded by the exons ATGGCTCCCAGTTTAATCAATGCAAACCCTGTTGTGTATGAAGTTAAAGATCGTCGGACAAGAATATCAACAACTGTTGTGGATGAATACTCTGTGGAACCCATCGATGAACAAGAAATTTTCG ATCATATTAGAGACATAAAAGACCCTGAGCATCCTTATTCCCTCGAAGAGCTAAAAGTTATATCAGAGGAAGCTGTTGAGGTAGATGACAAGAAAAGCTACGTGAG GATTACTTTCACTCCAACAGTTGAGCATTGCAGTATGGCTACAGTAATTGGACTTTGCTTGCGTGTGAAATTGATGCGAAGTTTACCCTCACGCTACAAG GTGGACATAAGAGTAGCACCTGGAACTCATGCTACTGAAGCAGCAG TAAATAAGCAGTTGAATGATAAAGAAAGAGTTGCCGCAGCGCTTGAAAACCCTAACCTTGTAAACATGGTTGATGAATGCTTGGCCCCGTCTTATGATTGA
- the LOC124927093 gene encoding PR5-like receptor kinase: MEVLIPIVCFGAISPLIISSCSKCAERFKDEMEHTLKSSFDQAVNGATRNPIISSAVAAAAAPFQNPQESQTEKLLKEVAGENPQRYNPTQLLSLTKNYSQILGSGGFGKVYLGEFSNGLKSAVKLLNPSFNQQQAEEQFLSEVTTIGRTHHFNLVKLYGFCYDKTLKALVYEYMENGSLDHHLFVDTKTIGWDQLYSIALGTAKGLRYLHEECQRKIIHYDIKPANILLDSSFKPKIADFGLAKLSNREDTHVSISGYRGTPGYSAPEMFNLNYPVTDKCDVYSFGMLLFEILGRRKNVVISSSSSENVDWFPKRVWDKYEEGELATLAIDCGIEERNRQNVERCAMIAMWCVQDSPSLRPPMSNVVRMLEDGVEIMPPPKPSHYLFSSTMKRGQITESSSSGDTWYKETTTTASMGNSSSSLERNS; encoded by the coding sequence atggaAGTTCTAATTCCAATTGTCTGTTTTGGAGCAATTTCCCCATTAATAATCTCTTCATGTTCTAAATGTGCCGAGCGTTTTAAAGACGAAATGGAACACACACTAAAATCATCTTTCGATCAAGCTGTAAACGGAGCCACAAGGAATCCGATCATCTCCTCCgccgtcgccgccgccgccgccccTTTTCAAAACCCACAAGAATCCCAAACGGAAAAACTCCTCAAAGAAGTCGCCGGAGAAAACCCACAAAGGTACAATCCAACCCAACTtctttcattaaccaaaaactACTCTCAAATCTTAGGCTCTGGCGGGTTCGGTAAGGTTTATCTAGGTGAATTCTCAAACGGACTTAAATCCGCCGTTAAATTACTAAACCCTAGCTTCAACCAACAACAAGCCGAGGAACAATTTTTATCTGAAGTCACCACCATAGGAAGAACCCATCATTTTAACCTAGTTAAGCTATACGGTTTTTGTTATGACAAAACCCTAAAAGCCCTAGTTTATGAATACATGGAGAATGGATCTTTAGATCATCACTTGTTTGTAGATACTAAAACTATCGGTTGGGACCAATTATATTCGATTGCTCTTGGAACTGCAAAAGGGTTAAGATATTTACACGAAGAATGCCAACGTAAGATCATCCATTACGATATAAAACCCGCAAACATTCTTCTCGATTCGAGTTTCAAACCGAAGATTGCGGATTTCGGTCTTGCGAAACTGTCGAATCGAGAAGATACCCATGTCTCAATTAGTGGGTATAGGGGTACCCCGGGATATTCGGCTCCAGAGATGTTTAACTTAAATTATCCTGTAACTGATAAGTGCGATGTATATAGTTTTGGGATGTTACTTTTCGAGATACTAGGAAGGAGGAAGAATGTGGTGATATCATCTTCGTCGTCCGAGAATGTGGATTGGTTTCCTAAACGTGTTTGGGATAAATACGAAGAGGGGGAATTGGCGACGCTTGCGATTGATTGTGGGATCGAAGAGAGGAATAGGCAAAATGTTGAGAGGTGTGCGATGATAGCTATGTGGTGTGTGCAAGATTCGCCGAGTTTGAGACCTCCTATGAGTAATGTGGTTAGGATGTTAGAAGATGGAGTTGAAATCATGCCTCCTCCAAAACCATCTCATTACCTATTCTCTTCTACGATGAAAAGAGGACAAATCACCGAAAGCTCGAGTTCGGGTGATACTTGGTATAAGGAGACGACAACAACAGCAAGTATGGGTAATTCAAGTTCATCGCTAGAAAGAAACTCTTAA
- the LOC124927386 gene encoding growth-regulating factor 3-like, with protein sequence MSGTRSSFTEVGRMRFQPPFTPSQLQELEHQALIYKYMVAGAPVSSELLIPILQSLDSSSPRFFHHSSVGYSSNFGKKLDPDLGRCKRTDGKKWRCSKDATPDSKYCERHMNKGRNRSRKLVESQTNFKSPPTVVSSYGGSNVGSSSFQNLLGSSIVNNEDDSLYRSNVLKLQMECLAYDTTDKEQRYLHGEELLPDAFKNTSSVVDSGNPRVHSLDSNFDNTWNLMPFSNMSPQSNPGNIVSNLKEEDEHHGMRTFLDNNCLPTSTKGLLWPNFENTFSNTQLSISTPVASPEPSSPYNDADA encoded by the exons ATGAGTGGCACGCGATCTTCGTTTACGGAAGTCGGCAGGATGCGTTTTCAGCCGCCTTTCACTCCGTCACAGTTGCAGGAACTTGAACATCAAGCTCTGATATACAAATATATGGTAGCTGGAGCGCCTGTATCATCAGAACTCCTTATTCCGATCCTTCAGAGCCTCGATTCATCATCGCCTAGGTTCTTTCACCACTCGTCTG TCGGTTACTCTTCCAATTTTGGAAAGAAACTTGATCCAGACTTAGGTAGGTGCAAGAGGACGGATGGAAAGAAATGGAGGTGTTCAAAGGATGCAACTCCAGACTCCAAATACTGTGAACGTCACATGAACAAAGGCCGTAACCGTTCAAGAAAGCTAGTGGAATCTCAAACAAACTTTAAATCTCCACCAACTGTGGTATCGAGCTATGGTGGTAGTAATGTAGGGAGCAGCAGTTTTCAGAATCTGCTTGGGTCTTCCATCGTTAATAATGAAGATGACTCGTTATATAGAAGCAATGTATTGAAACTTCAGATGGAATGTCTTGCATATGACACTACAGATAAGGAACAAAG ATATTTGCATGGAGAGGAGCTTTTGCCTGATGCATTCAAAAACACATCTTCTGTTGTAGACTCGGGAAACCCTAGAGTTCATAGCCTAGACTCTAACTTCGACAACACATGGAATCTTATGCCCTTTTCTAACATGAGCCCACAATCAAATCCAGGGAATATAGTCTCCAATCttaaagaagaagatgagcaTCATGGCATGAGAACATTCTTGGACAACAATTGCCTTCCCACTTCCACAAAGGGTTTATTATGGCCAAACTTTGAAAACACATTCTCCAACACTCAATTATCCATCTCGACGCCAGTAGCCTCACCCGAGCCATCTTCTCCATATAatg ATGCAGATGCATGA